A single window of Anopheles moucheti chromosome 2, idAnoMoucSN_F20_07, whole genome shotgun sequence DNA harbors:
- the LOC128310403 gene encoding nuclear pore complex protein Nup133 translates to MDRRFSFGPGSIKNSTMSRSRQSLGGSLFSGGARSTNSSTFARQGSGRFSLSSRSNVSTLRVVAKSEYNILESYGFSLPVQVTEVLTFNERNINVTVNYSQNGWAWLVQGRRLFVWQYRDNPNQKPVAGFGAEPFATPRRPYAGQCRQLTLPHCDIGHKASLVTVFVNEGHQMASCLAVSPAGDVRYWQSIAHDGSSIDEYNILEGQEFEQLIGLGGQEFVLATTTCSLMRLNVHLQNGRYIIVPRLIKPPSGFFGGIGKRFASIIIGMHNSQERENKLVKISCEKISQNPNEWHITVLADRWIQRWAVQPVNGNERFLSEDADIMKKMRDFFHQKLWNTRDVSEVELWALDMQATDRGVIILAAAVNEQRSPQMYYALMTVIFNPDNTFTIKESTIMRYKGFYSAERLAELIDFRFIANRSFAYVYNDRYIFPVALAETSAASEPSSSPTAGEEVEKLEFHAREDMILMGNCFQNTPLFFSRLNGMVIVTPSDFDPSDMFNSSISSDMFNPNGSTMDATVFMQQSIFAPATTNAGNLILYELDPEEIASTAERYEPDPVQQLKAAFIYHIKRNTVAADEIIATLLESVSQRDQVDGELDRTVLKIAIDLAQDTPAADPRWEVTNKHALGSSTSMQIIQQLREKNVAYTQFVEFLRSRNLWDRLNAVRSSSAVESGDARPTSLCLSDIGEKIVATIGIKCLHNSHSRIIDEAINLVLQQSNRTVPFPNLTPQDLFYAQTHRVEELFKVLSELVDAYVQQELSSIQIQTALVEVNTIVLTVLQEVLKYRESKASTFTVREELRNRYEQIPWTAMSGKGGLRDVLLQLISSTLRHGVKGTAEPEFRMKHFKHMTELIDYVLDGRKTYLESVYDEEKYAVLLQQYESQRIDLIYPLVEAEQYEMAAKLAEKYLDFQTLVEICDKTNNQERLDEYIERYKEHDFSQFAISWHMNQNKQGDILHRFKNNQSALARFLVDHPSMAWIQLLFNGELAQAAEVLLSLAQREKELLARKRAILCLAKLCLLAAEGDTFQAQIDAINAELELIEIQENIPTEILDMFGYDTKHVKVLTPEEMVDLYIADEYGQSSEKEFHYALSLLPFVEEPIEIRHRIWCAAIQRDTWEEYNKNAPLDSMQNMLFFRLIDLCYISDAGDLENFLPPLESFLNAPELGDLTQSKSFQYLMKLGYEHISESYRKK, encoded by the exons ATGGATCGCCGCTTTTCATTTGGTCCCGGTTCAATAAAAAACAGTACAATGTCGCGGTCGCGTCAGTCACTGGGCGGTTCACTGTTCTCCGGTGGTGCTCGGTCAACGAATAGTAGCACATTTGCACGTCAAGGATCCGG CCGGTTCAGTTTATCATCCCGTTCCAATGTGTCCACCTTGCGCGTGGTTGCCAAATCCGAGTACAACATACTGGAATCGTACGGCTTTTCGCTTCCGGTGCAGGTAACCGAGGTGCTTACGTTCAACGAACGAAACATCAACGTGACGGTAAACTATAGTCAAAATGGTTGGGCATGGTTGGTGCAAGGACGCCGCCTGTTTGTGTGGCAGTATCGTGATAATCCGAACCAAAAACCCGTCGCAGGATTTGGTGCGGAACCGTTCGCAACTCCCCGGCGCCCTTACGCTGGCCAGTGCCGTCAGTTAACCCTGCCGCATTGTGATATCGGCCACAAGGCATCACTGGTAACGGTATTTGTTAACGAAGGACATCAGATGGCTTCCTGTTTGGCCGTTTCACCAGCAGGGGATGTGCGCTACTGGCAATCAATTGCCCACGATGGGTCCTCCATCGACGAGTACAACATTCTTGAAGGACAGGAATTCGAGCAACTGATCGGACTCGGTGGACAAGAGTTTGTGCTTGCGACTACCACGTGCAGCTTGATGCGACTGAATGTGCACCTGCAAAATGGACGCTACATCATCGTTCCACGGCTTATAAAACCACCGTCCGGATTTTTTGGCGGCATTGGGAAGCGTTTCGCATCGATTATTATCGGGATGCATAACAGTCAGGAGCGCGAAAAT AAACTTGTGAAAATTAGTTGCGAAAAAATCTCACAAAATCCCAACGAGTGGCATATAACCGTGTTGGCCGATCGGTGGATCCAACGTTGGGCCGTCCAACCGGTGAATGGTAACGAACGATTCCTTAGCGAGGATGCAGACATCATGAAAAAGATGCGTGACTTTTTCCATCAAAAGCTGTGGAACACTCGGGATGTCTCGGAAGTTGAGCTATGGGCGCTGGACATGCAGGCGACCGATCGGGGCGTAATCATTCTGGCTGCAGCCGTTAACGAGCAACGTTCGCCACAGATGTACTATGCGCTAATGACGGTAATCTTCAATCCCGATAACACGTTTACGATCAAGGAAAGCACCATTATGCGGTACAAAGGTTTCTACAGTGCGGAACGATTAGCGGAACTGATCGATTTTCGATTCATTGCTAACCGTAGCTTTGCATACGTTTACAACGATCGTTACATCTTTCCGGTAGCACTAGCAGAAACGAGTGCCGCCAGTGAGCCTAGCAGTAGTCCCACTGCTGGAGAAGAGGTGGAAAAGTTAGAATTTCACGCACGCGAAGATATGATCCTGATGGGGAACTGTTTCCAAAACACGCCGCTCTTTTTCTCCCGCCTCAACGGCATGGTGATCGTAACGCCATCCGATTTCGATCCGAGCGATATGTTCAATTCGTCCATTTCGTCGGATATGTTCAACCCAAACGGTTCCACCATGGACGCAACGGTGTTTATGCAGCAGTCGATCTTTGCACCGGCCACCACTAATGCGGGCAATTTGATTCTGTACGAGTTGGATCCGGAAGAAATTGCAAGCACCGCAGAAAGGTACGAGCCGGATCCGGTACAACAACTGAAGGCGGCCTTTATCTACCACATCAAGCGCAATACGGTGGCGGCGGATGAAATCATAGCCACGCTGCTCGAATCAGTCAGCCAGCGCGACCAAGTCGATGGTGAGCTTGATCGGACAGTGCTTAAAATTGCCATTGATCTTGCCCAGGATACACCGGCGGCCGATCCTCGCTGGGAAGTCACCAACAAGCACGCGCTTGGCTCTTCCACCTCAATGCAAATCATTCAGCAGCTTCGGGAGAAAAACGTTGCTTACACGCAGTTTGTCGAGTTTTTGCGTAGCAGAAACCTGTGGGATCGCTTAAACGCGGTCAGAAGCTCGTCGGCTGTGGAGTCAGGAGATGCTCGTCCCACGTCACTGTGTCTGTCGGACATTGGTGAGAAGATTGTGGCAACGATTGGTATCAAATGTTTGCACAACAGTCATTCCCGCATCATTGACGAAGCAATTAATCTGGTGCTGCAACAATCGAACCGCACCGTGCCGTTCCCTAACTTAACGCCACAAGATCTGTtttacgcacaaacacatcgGGTAGAGGAATTGTTTAAGGTGCTCAGCGAGCTGGTAGACGCGTACGTACAGCAGGAACTTTCATCGATTCAAATCCAGACGGCTCTGGTGGAGGTAAACACGATCGTACTAACGGTACTGCAGGAAGTGTTAAAATACCGGGAATCGAAAGCAAGCACGTTTACAGTTCGCGAAGAATTACGGAATCGTTACGAGCAGATTCCGTGGACTGCAATGTCAGGAAAGGGTGGACTGAGGGATGTACTACTGCAGTTGATCAGCAGTACACTTCGCCATGGCGTGAAGGGAACGGCGGAACCGGAGTTccgtatgaaacatttcaagcATATGACGGAATTGATCGATTACGTGTTGGATGGTCGAAAGACTTATTTGGAAAGTGTTTACGACGAGGAAAAGTATGCCGTTCTATTGCAACAGTACGAATCACAGCGGATCGATCTGATTTATCCTTTAG TGGAAGCGGAACAgtacgagatggcggccaaattgGCGGAAAAGTATTTGGACTTCCAAACATTGGTGGAAATTTGCgacaaaaccaacaaccaGGAACGATTGGATGAGTACATCGAGCGGTACAAAGAGCACGACTTTTCGCAATTTGCCATCAGCTGGCACATGAACCAGAACAAGCAGGGAGATATATTGcaccgcttcaaaaacaaccagtccGCGTTGGCTCGCTTTCTGGTCGACCATCCGTCGATGGCCTGGATACAGCTGCTGTTCAATGGTGAGCTTGCCCAGGCAGCCGAAGTGCTTCTCTCGCTGGCCCAGCGTGAGAAAGAGCTGCTGGCAAGAAAACGGGCCATACTTTGTCTGGCCAAGCTGTGTCTGTTGGCGGCGGAAGGAGACACATTCCAGGCACAGATCGATGCGATCAATGCTGAGCTGGAGCTGATCGAGATTCAGGAAAACATTCCAACCGAAATCCTGGACATGTTTGGTTATGACACGAAGCACGTGAAGGTGCTAACGCCGGAGGAGATGGTTGAT CTCTACATTGCCGATGAGTATGGTCAATCGAGTGAAAAGGAATTCCACTACGCCCTCTCGTTGCTGCCGTTCGTTGAAGAACCGATCGAGATACGTCATCGGATTTGGTGTGCGGCCATACAGCGTGATACGTGGGAAGAGTACAACAAAAATGCCCCACTGGACAGTATGCAGAATATGCTGTTTTTCCGGCTGATCGATCTATGTTACATCTCGGATGCGGGAGATTTGGAAAACTTCTTGCCGCCGTTGGAAAGCTTTCTGAATGCACCGGAGCTCGGTGACCTAACGCAAAGCAAATCGTTCCAGTATCTCATGAAGCTTGGTTACGAGCACATCAGTGAATCGTACAGGAAAAAGTGA
- the LOC128296897 gene encoding chorion peroxidase, which yields MVMVDERTPLTSDLSSPLPLASGPSGNVHHLKSHESVRERQVRTFQCWICSAIMGAFALAIVISISYIIFGDATKPALDGANTTAADFPELLNLISFPLVDEPSPQWNGAEVSEDAKTAAIAEGEKALGDKELLEETLSSPPINSATFRHQKSVGATVAARLAAKVGFVEDRATKALVRHLDIRHRGSIGRGPAMNLPRSHNNPGCDFNARYRTPNGTCNNKDHPHEYGVAMVPFRRQLNPDYGDGISAPRTSITGTELPSARQISLEIHRPSYHSDPNFSVMLAVWGQFLDHDITSTALNQGVDGKPIECCDPGQPQHPECFPVPLGPGDPYYEQYNVTCMNFVRSVPAPTGHFGPRQQLNQATAFIDGSVVYGSDGERMQALRASEGGRLRMLRTPDGRELLPVSTDPLDGCNEEEMNAAGKYCFESGDARANENLHLTSMHLIWARHHNNLADGLARVNPHWDDERVFQEARRILAAQMQHITYAEFVPIIVGNETASRMGLLPESDGRDDTYNISVDASIANVFAGAAFRFAHTLLPGLMKKTRNPTATSSGIELHRMLFNPYSLYAQDGLDNALGGAISTALAKYDQYFSTELTEKLFEKADEHLLHNQPCGLDLVSLNIQRGRDHGLPAYPHWRKHCHLTSADSWSELEQIIDPESFKQMKMIFQEPGNIDVYSGALGEPPVKGGIVGPLLTCLIADQFLRLKQGDSFWYERRRGPQRFTEGQLQQIYNTKLSSIICRNSDNIEQSPVYLMKRTNPQTNPETDCKQLDTFEFELFREDKEHNRAAKIATDRMKVLVLEPKPTGTTSNPRVTMETDMGEREKGTEESTTNTMMTTTESAPTTTTMVSGA from the exons ATGGTCATGGTTGACGAACGAACGCCCCTAACGTCGGATCTTTCCAGCCCACTGCCGCTGGCGTCAGGTCCCTCCGGAAATGTGCATCACCTGAAGTCACACGAAAGTGTTCGGGAGCGCCAAGTGCGAACATTCCAGTGCTGGATATGTTCGGCCATAAT GGGAGCGTTTGCGTTGGCGATCGTGATCAGCATTAGTTACATCATATTCGGTGATGCGACGAAGCCGGCTCTCGATGGTGCCAATACAACGGCGGCGGATTTCCCTGAGCTGCTAAATCTCATTAGTTTCCCCTTGGTCG ATGAACCTTCACCCCAGTGGAACGGGGCAGAAGTTAGTGAGGATGCTAAAACCGCCGCCATAGCGGAAGGCGAGAAGGCACTCGGTGATAAGGAGCTGCTGGAGGAGACCCTTTCTTCACCCCCGATTAATTCGGCCACCTTCCGGCATCAGAAGTCGGTTGGCGCAACGGTTGCCGCACGGCTGGCGGCCAAGGTTGGTTTTGTGGAGGATCGTGCAACGAAGGCGCTGGTGCGACATCTTGACATCCGTCACCGAGGATCGATCGGACGTGGACCGGCGATGAATCTGCCACGATCACACAACAATCCGGGATGTGATTTTAACGCACGATACAGAACCCCCAATGGAACTTGCAACAATAAGGACCATCCGCACGAGTATGGTGTGGCGATGGTACCGTTCCGTCGGCAACTTAATCCGGACTATGGGGATGGTATATCAGCACCACGTACCTCCATCACCGGCACAGAGCTCCCGAGTGCCCGGCAAATTTCGCTCGAGATTCATCGCCCTTCGTACCACAGTGATCCAAACTTCAGTGTGATGCTGGCCGTCTGGGGACAGTTTCTCGACCATGACATAACCTCAACCGCACTGAACCAGGGCGTCGATGGGAAGCCTATAGAGTGCTGTGATCCGGGCCAGCCTCAACATCCGGAATGTTTCCCCGTTCCATTGGGACCGGGCGATCCGTACTACGAGCAGTACAACGTAACGTGCATGAACTTTGTCCGCTCCGTACCAGCACCGACCGGACATTTTGGACCTCGGCAGCAGTTGAATCAAGCGACCGCCTTCATCGACGGTTCGGTTGTGTATGGTTCGGATGGGGAACGAATGCAAGCGTTGCGTGCAAGTGAGGGTGGCCGGTTGCGTATGCTACGCACGCCGGATGGTCGAGAATTGCTGCCGGTATCCACCGACCCGCTGGATGGATGCAATGAAGAGGAGATGAATGCTGCCGGTAAATACTGTTTCGAATCCGGTGATGCACGTGCGAACGAGAACCTTCATCTTACCTCGATGCATCTGATCTGGGCAAGACACCATAACAACCTTGCCGATGGTTTAGCTCGTGTGAACCCGCACTGGGACGATGAGCGTGTGTTTCAGGAGGCACGACGTATTCTTGCCGCCCAGATGCAACATATTACGTACGCGGAGTTTGTGCCGATTATTGTCGGCAACGAAACAGCCTCCCGGATGGGTCTGCTGCCGGAATCTGACGGTCGCGATGATACTTACAACATTTCAGTCGATGCCTCGATCGCTAATGTGTTTGCTGGTGCGGCATTTCGGTTTGCCCACACGCTGCTTCCAGGGCTGATGAAGAAAACGCGCAATCCGACCGCGACCAGCTCCGGTATCGAACTGCACCGGATGCTGTTCAATCCGTACTCACTGTACGCGCAGGACGGGTTGGACAATGCGCTCGGCGGTGCTATCAGTACGGCACTGGCCAAGTACGACCAATACTTCTCTACCGAGCTGACCGAGAAGCTGTTCGAGAAGGCGGACGAACATCTGCTCCACAACCAACCCTGCGGATTAGATCTGGTGTCGCTTAACATTCAGCGCGGTCGGGATCATGGACTGCCGGCCTATCCACACTGGCGTAAGCACTGTCATCTTACATCGGCGGACAGTTGGAGTGAACTGGAGCAAATCATTGATCCGGAATCTTTCAAGCAGATGAAAATGATCTTCCAGGAGCCGGGTAACATCGACGTTTACTCCGGTGCGTTAGGTGAACCACCGGTTAAGGGCGGTATCGTGGGACCGTTGCTGACTTGCCTGATCGCTGACCAGTTTCTGCGGCTAAAGCAGGGCGATTCGTTCTGGTACGAGCGACGCCGGGGACCGCAACGATTTACCGAAG GGCAACTTCAGCAAATTTACAACACGAAGCTGTCGAGCATTATTTGCCGCAACTCGGATAACATTGAGCAATCGCCTGTTTACCTCATGAAGCGAACCAACCCACAAACGAATCCCGAAACCGACTGCAAGCAGTTGGACACGTTTGAGTTTGAGCTGTTCCGGGAAGATAAGGAACACAACCGTGCCGCCAAAATTGCGACCGATCGGATGAAGGTGCTTGTGCTGGAACCGAAGCCAACCGGAACTACAAGCAATCCACGTGTCACTATGGAAACGGATATGGGGGAGAGAGAAAAGGGCACGGAGGAATCTACTACTAacacgatgatgacgacgactgAATCTGCTCCAACGACGACAACGATGGTTTCTGGAGCATAA